In Nocardia asteroides, a single genomic region encodes these proteins:
- a CDS encoding non-ribosomal peptide synthetase: MRPASPIQRHLVLAAALRPADPAQNWALLSRLPAGTDPVRFAAAVEAILHGNRAFTETFTRTGSGDIVVTPTAVRAPVPVTRYPDLAAVQAEVRRLGDSVFDPAIAPLHHAEIATAGADAYFLFAGAHVLSDGFGFYNLLADFAARYADPAYTSPDPGSPADAADAPAPSRADAVRHFGAVLAGLDDLRVEGWRDRDPGGRITGGIRREPLPRADYDRAKPAGTALGVRRYTVLLATLALTAGCLAGTDTVVVSTPMSNRRSGAGSATTRGVRVNALPIRFDLRPEVGFAELCARTEAQLRGLLEFEQLPFSEFSRSLIGSEAMDATQPSVAFTLYPRPLAAVVDGVAGEALHVDRRYLQHPLSVTVEVGADEPALLVQRADQLPDADIGALYRHVLHQVVADPEHLRLGAISWAEGDLAARVEPVTAFPRRSLAEEFATAVARDPDGTAVLTDDERLSYAELDACSDAVAAWLRAHVPGALVGVTIAPSVRLVATMLGVFKAGKVYVPIDVAAAPARVAQIAAACPDITIVTGPADQADASGDALPEAGPRTVAMPERLPPAPASAARPGPDDLAYIIFTSGTTGAPKGVRIGHDAAVRFFDGLRQATGIGAERWLLFHSMSFDISIVETLGALFSGGAVCIPGAEVKRDPAALGAFLDRHRVAVVSQTPSAFAMHGPRLRELTGLRHVLLCGERLEYGSVAGFVAARPDVAVMNCYGITETTMYHTAFRVPARPPERSVIGRPFADTGMAVVDAAHRVLPRGVPGQLVVSGPGLMLGYLQDDEPTRARIVEIDGVPSYLSGDRGTLGADGQFVVAGRMDTQVKIRGHRLEPGEVERAVHRTGLVANAHVRVAGAGLTAELVCFLVLNGDGDLATVRERLDPLLPRAFHPDRYLVLPVLPVNANGKLDAEALTRLYTADRDTAPAATPDDRAAAGLDAVVTEVWSEVLGSTEFDGSTRFFDAGGTSAMVLQVGERLRARLGLPELSVVDLFEHCTPDTLTEFLAERA, encoded by the coding sequence CGCCGGGACCGACCCGGTCCGGTTCGCCGCCGCCGTCGAGGCGATCCTGCACGGCAACCGCGCCTTCACCGAGACCTTCACCCGCACCGGCAGCGGCGATATCGTGGTGACCCCGACCGCTGTGCGGGCACCGGTCCCGGTCACCCGCTACCCCGACCTCGCCGCCGTCCAGGCCGAGGTCCGACGGCTCGGCGACAGCGTCTTCGACCCGGCGATCGCCCCGCTCCACCACGCGGAGATCGCCACCGCGGGCGCCGACGCCTACTTCCTCTTCGCAGGCGCGCACGTGCTCTCCGACGGCTTCGGCTTCTACAACCTGCTCGCCGACTTCGCCGCCCGCTACGCCGACCCCGCCTACACCAGCCCCGACCCCGGCTCGCCCGCCGATGCCGCCGACGCACCGGCCCCGAGCCGCGCCGACGCCGTGCGGCACTTCGGCGCCGTGCTCGCCGGCCTCGACGACCTGCGCGTCGAGGGCTGGCGAGACCGCGACCCCGGCGGCCGGATCACCGGCGGCATCCGCCGCGAACCGCTGCCGCGCGCCGACTACGACCGCGCCAAGCCGGCCGGGACCGCGCTGGGCGTGCGCCGCTACACGGTGCTGCTGGCGACGCTGGCACTCACCGCGGGCTGCCTGGCGGGCACCGACACCGTCGTCGTCTCCACCCCGATGTCCAATCGCCGCTCGGGCGCGGGCTCGGCGACCACCCGCGGCGTCCGGGTCAATGCCCTGCCGATCCGGTTCGATCTGCGCCCGGAGGTCGGCTTCGCCGAGCTCTGCGCCCGCACCGAGGCCCAGCTGCGCGGGCTGCTCGAGTTCGAGCAGCTGCCGTTCTCCGAGTTCTCCCGCAGCCTGATCGGCTCCGAGGCCATGGACGCCACCCAGCCCTCGGTCGCCTTCACCCTGTACCCGCGCCCACTGGCCGCGGTCGTGGACGGCGTGGCAGGCGAGGCGCTGCACGTGGACCGCCGCTACCTGCAGCACCCGCTCTCGGTGACCGTCGAGGTGGGCGCGGACGAGCCCGCGCTGCTAGTCCAGCGCGCCGACCAGCTGCCCGATGCCGATATCGGCGCGCTCTACCGGCACGTGCTGCACCAGGTCGTCGCCGACCCGGAGCACCTGCGCCTCGGTGCGATCAGCTGGGCCGAAGGCGATCTCGCCGCGCGCGTCGAGCCGGTCACCGCTTTCCCGCGGCGCAGCCTGGCCGAGGAGTTCGCGACCGCGGTCGCCCGCGACCCCGATGGAACAGCCGTGCTCACCGACGACGAGCGGCTGAGCTACGCCGAGCTGGACGCGTGTTCCGACGCCGTCGCCGCCTGGCTGCGCGCGCACGTCCCCGGCGCGCTGGTCGGCGTCACGATCGCGCCATCGGTGCGGCTGGTGGCGACCATGCTCGGGGTGTTCAAGGCGGGCAAGGTCTACGTGCCGATCGACGTGGCGGCCGCACCGGCCCGGGTCGCCCAGATCGCCGCGGCCTGCCCCGACATCACCATCGTCACCGGCCCGGCGGATCAGGCAGACGCGAGCGGCGACGCACTGCCCGAAGCCGGCCCGCGGACGGTCGCCATGCCCGAGCGGCTGCCGCCCGCGCCCGCATCGGCGGCCCGGCCCGGCCCGGACGATCTCGCCTACATCATCTTCACCTCCGGCACGACCGGCGCACCGAAGGGCGTGCGGATCGGCCACGACGCCGCGGTCCGATTCTTCGACGGCCTGCGACAGGCCACCGGCATCGGGGCCGAGCGCTGGCTGCTGTTCCACTCGATGTCGTTCGACATCTCCATCGTCGAGACCCTCGGCGCGCTGTTCTCCGGTGGCGCGGTGTGTATTCCCGGTGCCGAGGTCAAGCGCGACCCGGCAGCGCTCGGCGCGTTCCTGGACCGGCACCGGGTGGCGGTGGTGTCGCAGACGCCGTCGGCGTTCGCCATGCACGGGCCGCGGCTGCGGGAGCTCACCGGCCTGCGTCACGTGCTGCTGTGCGGGGAGCGGCTGGAGTACGGCAGCGTCGCCGGGTTCGTCGCCGCCCGCCCCGACGTGGCGGTCATGAACTGCTACGGCATCACCGAGACCACCATGTACCACACCGCGTTCCGGGTCCCGGCCCGCCCGCCGGAGCGGTCGGTCATCGGCAGGCCGTTCGCCGACACCGGCATGGCCGTGGTCGACGCCGCGCATCGGGTGCTGCCCCGCGGCGTCCCCGGCCAGCTCGTGGTCAGCGGTCCCGGGCTCATGCTCGGGTACCTCCAGGACGACGAGCCGACCCGCGCGCGCATCGTCGAGATCGACGGCGTGCCCAGCTACCTCTCCGGCGATCGGGGCACGCTCGGCGCGGACGGGCAGTTCGTCGTCGCGGGCCGGATGGACACCCAGGTCAAGATCCGCGGCCACCGCCTCGAGCCGGGCGAGGTCGAGCGGGCCGTGCACCGGACCGGGCTGGTCGCGAACGCGCACGTGCGGGTGGCGGGTGCGGGGCTCACCGCCGAACTCGTGTGCTTCCTGGTCCTGAACGGGGACGGCGATCTCGCGACGGTCCGCGAACGGCTCGACCCGCTGCTGCCCCGCGCCTTCCACCCCGACCGCTACCTGGTCCTCCCGGTGCTGCCGGTGAACGCCAACGGCAAGCTCGACGCCGAGGCGCTGACCCGGCTGTACACCGCGGACCGCGACACCGCCCCCGCCGCCACCCCGGACGACCGCGCCGCCGCCGGGCTGGACGCCGTGGTGACCGAGGTGTGGAGCGAAGTGCTCGGCAGCACCGAGTTCGACGGCTCCACCCGGTTCTTCGACGCGGGCGGCACCTCGGCGATGGTGCTGCAGGTCGGCGAGCGGCTGCGCGCCCGGCTCGGCCTGCCCGAGCTGAGCGTGGTCGACCTGTTCGAGCACTGCACCCCCGACACGCTGACCGAGTTCCTGGCCGAGCGGGCGTGA
- a CDS encoding DUF6001 family protein: MTPVPANPDEKKRERVPSDDYQAICGWLDNPDPAGGVRLADDDGGWTRRGYPELAADVRAVAALLAAAGLRAGDGVCVVLPTELRCIATMFAVWSSGATVTMVAPPVFGAGGEYGEQLRAQFTRAAPRLVVTTEQLQGPIGAAMADAGVAGTPVTLPKDVAGGASAASAPANPADDGAAPTRLPDNPVYPIAAVGAPVPGSTDRALVQFTSGSSGAPKGVPISWRNLAANVAYITDSIGWRPGDATVSWLPLYHDMGLVGAVIATIAGQGELHLMRPDQFIREPLRWVRAMAQAQHAVAPSFGLGYTARRVRPEDLADLDLSGLRSLITGAEPVDVEHVSAFTALLAEAGYDPAALRPAYGLAESTLMATITRSGETPVAVRIDSAATRFGEPVAVVAETPYRGQPLSGGGWLVGLGGPAAAVAVRITGTDGAELPPGTLGEVVLSGASVATGYHGTDQESAAGTRFAGGELWTGDAGFLRGGQLYVLGRMGSSLKVRGRSVFMEDLDARIARETGLPKHTFAAVAMPEAGVDQGVVLFAEHAPGDWTDAARKALRAELGPARDCVVVTGERGLIRRTSSGKPRRRLMWELYRDNGTDAVETDSAPVFAERRASLSRLGDAELTRLLEQALAAVEVPATATVLLEGSIAEGFGNEGSDIDFLAVSPGAEPTPVMPSVLFLGGRRVEVRTRSEGELRAQLDLVRKAALDEDITGAALLDLDQDLLNRCQRFARAAVVRPGAADIAGLRQALPFPELSRVLSRWWSARATQSLRQAVAMAALRDHGTAAAWAADGLLQAVKGHLAERGETYLESKWLGPQLDRLGADALADRYFEQLRALRAGTDRGRAQEPDSAQEPDSAQEPDSAQVSGLAQVSGSAQVSSSALAPALALAEELGVAVADDPVQVVLTRVDGVTTWPIDGRIHVVRGRSDVLVLSDRAAKAWRGVVFGRSVSEVLARSPEPLHAELAEFVRLGLVGLRWGRGAAIRPAVAMVKPLGPSTLAPCPVSPVLGIGGGTRAEGRPVTLSPLPATRFAECASALVWSNVIVENAREDLVGALGQGQPRVAEAAADRLLKGAVRLLLCTLGISPLPPDVAPVATLERLVPAGLPGRDRLLARVEAAARVGFAGAPQSAGLAVLDDLVDTVRTTADLAFPASFDSHEQWRATLRITYDWLRLAAYLDTELPIDEVQDLLASGGAQPHQRGTDPNGEIDR; this comes from the coding sequence GTGACGCCCGTGCCCGCGAACCCCGACGAGAAGAAGCGAGAACGCGTGCCCTCCGACGACTACCAGGCCATCTGTGGCTGGCTCGACAACCCGGATCCGGCCGGCGGGGTGCGGCTCGCCGACGACGACGGCGGCTGGACCAGGCGGGGCTACCCCGAGCTCGCCGCCGACGTGCGCGCCGTCGCCGCCCTGCTCGCCGCCGCCGGGCTGCGCGCGGGCGACGGGGTGTGCGTGGTGCTGCCGACCGAGCTGCGCTGCATCGCGACCATGTTCGCGGTGTGGTCGAGCGGGGCGACGGTGACCATGGTGGCGCCGCCGGTGTTCGGCGCGGGCGGGGAGTACGGCGAGCAGCTGCGCGCGCAGTTCACCCGGGCCGCCCCGCGGCTGGTCGTCACCACCGAGCAGTTGCAGGGGCCGATCGGCGCGGCCATGGCGGACGCCGGGGTGGCGGGCACCCCGGTGACCCTGCCGAAGGACGTCGCGGGCGGCGCGTCCGCAGCGAGCGCCCCGGCGAACCCGGCGGATGACGGCGCGGCGCCGACGAGGCTGCCGGACAACCCGGTGTACCCCATCGCGGCTGTCGGCGCCCCCGTGCCGGGGAGCACCGATCGCGCGCTGGTGCAGTTCACCTCGGGCTCGTCGGGTGCGCCGAAGGGGGTGCCGATCAGCTGGCGCAACCTCGCCGCGAACGTCGCCTACATCACCGACTCGATCGGCTGGCGCCCCGGCGACGCCACCGTCTCCTGGCTGCCGCTCTACCACGACATGGGGCTGGTCGGCGCGGTCATCGCCACCATCGCCGGCCAGGGCGAGCTGCACCTGATGCGCCCCGACCAGTTCATCCGCGAGCCGCTGCGCTGGGTGCGGGCGATGGCGCAGGCCCAGCACGCGGTCGCGCCGTCGTTCGGACTCGGCTACACCGCGCGCCGGGTGCGGCCCGAAGACCTCGCCGACCTGGACCTGTCCGGGCTGCGGTCGCTGATCACCGGCGCCGAACCGGTCGACGTCGAGCACGTCAGCGCCTTCACCGCCCTGCTGGCCGAGGCCGGTTACGACCCGGCCGCGCTGCGCCCCGCCTACGGGCTGGCCGAATCCACGCTCATGGCCACCATCACCCGCTCGGGCGAGACCCCGGTCGCGGTGCGGATCGACAGCGCCGCAACCCGTTTCGGCGAACCGGTCGCCGTCGTCGCCGAGACCCCGTACCGGGGCCAGCCGCTGTCGGGGGGCGGCTGGCTGGTCGGGCTCGGCGGCCCGGCCGCCGCGGTCGCGGTGCGCATCACGGGCACCGACGGCGCCGAACTGCCCCCGGGCACGCTCGGCGAGGTGGTGCTCAGCGGTGCCTCGGTCGCCACCGGCTACCACGGCACCGACCAGGAGTCGGCCGCGGGCACCCGCTTCGCCGGTGGTGAGCTGTGGACCGGCGACGCGGGCTTCCTGCGCGGCGGCCAGCTCTACGTACTCGGCCGGATGGGCTCCAGCCTCAAGGTTCGTGGCCGGTCGGTCTTCATGGAGGACCTCGATGCCAGGATCGCCCGCGAGACCGGGCTGCCCAAGCACACCTTCGCCGCGGTCGCCATGCCGGAGGCAGGCGTCGACCAGGGCGTCGTGCTCTTCGCCGAGCACGCCCCGGGCGACTGGACCGACGCCGCCCGCAAGGCGCTGCGCGCCGAGCTCGGCCCGGCGCGCGACTGCGTCGTCGTCACCGGCGAGCGTGGGCTGATCCGGCGCACCTCCAGCGGCAAGCCGCGGCGCAGGCTCATGTGGGAGCTGTACCGCGACAACGGAACCGACGCGGTCGAGACCGACTCCGCCCCGGTCTTCGCCGAGCGGCGCGCGTCCCTGTCCCGGCTCGGTGACGCCGAGCTGACCCGGCTGCTGGAGCAGGCGCTCGCGGCGGTCGAGGTGCCCGCGACGGCGACGGTCCTGCTGGAGGGCTCGATCGCGGAGGGGTTCGGCAACGAGGGCTCCGATATCGACTTCCTCGCGGTCTCGCCCGGCGCGGAGCCGACGCCGGTGATGCCGTCGGTGCTCTTCCTCGGCGGGCGCCGGGTCGAGGTGCGCACCCGGTCGGAGGGCGAGCTGCGCGCCCAGCTCGACCTGGTCCGCAAGGCCGCGCTGGACGAGGACATCACCGGGGCCGCCCTGCTCGACCTGGACCAGGACCTGCTCAACCGCTGCCAGCGTTTCGCCAGGGCGGCGGTGGTGCGGCCCGGCGCGGCCGATATCGCCGGGCTGCGGCAGGCGCTGCCGTTCCCCGAGCTGAGCCGGGTGCTGTCCCGCTGGTGGTCGGCGCGCGCGACCCAGTCGCTGCGCCAGGCGGTGGCGATGGCCGCGCTGCGCGACCACGGCACCGCCGCGGCGTGGGCGGCCGACGGGCTGCTGCAGGCGGTCAAGGGGCATCTCGCCGAGCGCGGCGAGACCTACCTGGAGAGCAAGTGGCTCGGCCCGCAGCTCGACCGGCTCGGCGCGGACGCGCTCGCCGACCGCTACTTCGAGCAGCTCCGCGCCCTGCGCGCGGGCACCGATCGCGGCCGCGCCCAGGAGCCTGACTCCGCGCAGGAGCCTGACTCCGCGCAGGAGCCTGACTCCGCGCAGGTGTCCGGCTTGGCGCAGGTGTCCGGCTCCGCGCAGGTGTCCAGCTCCGCGCTGGCCCCCGCGCTGGCGCTCGCCGAGGAGCTGGGGGTCGCGGTCGCCGACGACCCCGTGCAGGTGGTGCTCACCCGCGTCGACGGCGTGACGACCTGGCCCATCGACGGCCGCATCCACGTCGTCCGCGGCCGCTCCGACGTGCTGGTCCTCTCCGACCGCGCCGCCAAGGCCTGGCGCGGCGTGGTCTTCGGCCGCTCCGTCTCCGAGGTGCTCGCGCGCAGCCCGGAGCCCCTGCACGCCGAACTCGCCGAATTCGTCCGCCTCGGCCTGGTCGGCCTGCGCTGGGGCCGCGGCGCCGCGATCAGGCCCGCGGTGGCGATGGTGAAACCGCTCGGCCCGTCCACCCTCGCCCCGTGCCCGGTCAGCCCGGTGCTCGGCATCGGCGGCGGCACCAGGGCCGAAGGCCGGCCGGTGACGCTGAGCCCGCTACCCGCCACCCGCTTCGCCGAGTGCGCCTCGGCGCTGGTCTGGTCCAACGTGATCGTGGAGAACGCCCGCGAGGACCTGGTGGGCGCGCTCGGCCAGGGGCAGCCCCGGGTGGCGGAGGCCGCCGCGGACCGGCTGCTCAAGGGCGCGGTGCGGCTGCTGCTCTGCACCCTCGGCATCAGCCCGCTCCCCCCGGACGTCGCCCCGGTCGCCACGCTCGAGCGGCTCGTACCCGCCGGCCTGCCCGGCCGCGACCGGTTGCTGGCCCGGGTGGAGGCCGCCGCGCGAGTCGGCTTCGCCGGGGCACCGCAGAGCGCAGGGCTCGCGGTACTCGACGACCTCGTCGACACCGTCCGCACCACCGCCGACCTGGCCTTCCCCGCCTCCTTCGATTCGCACGAGCAGTGGCGCGCCACCCTGCGGATCACCTACGACTGGCTGCGGCTCGCGGCCTACCTGGACACCGAGCTGCCGATCGACGAGGTCCAGGACCTGCTCGCCTCCGGTGGCGCCCAGCCGCACCAGCGCGGCACCGACCCGAACGGAGAGATCGACCGATGA
- a CDS encoding acyl carrier protein, translated as MTDDAIAEPVRALIARMAPDTPQHVRDDERLIDDLGFDSIRLMELTVALERVFALPRQNPEDLADILRVGDVVGLVRGAAAGERR; from the coding sequence ATGACCGACGACGCCATCGCGGAGCCCGTCCGCGCCCTCATCGCCCGCATGGCCCCCGACACCCCGCAGCACGTGCGCGACGACGAACGCCTGATCGACGACCTCGGCTTCGACTCCATCCGGCTGATGGAGCTCACCGTCGCCCTGGAGCGCGTCTTCGCCCTGCCGCGGCAGAACCCCGAGGACCTGGCCGACATCCTGCGGGTCGGCGACGTCGTCGGGCTGGTCCGCGGCGCGGCGGCCGGGGAGCGCCGGTGA
- a CDS encoding SDR family oxidoreductase — translation MTAVLLTGAGGLVGAEVATRLHRRGRHVVALTHRTPGIVDCAGNRLPATAFADDPEAPVTAVRGDVRAPGFGLDASAMAGRVGAIVHCAATTDFAAPQRDYDELNVAGTANACALALELDVPLVYVSTAYVCGRREGGIAEDDLSDAHGFGNGYERSKFDAETHVRNTEGLRWSIVRPGIVTGYTGTGAIRDYKNLYTVVKLIVEGKLRTLPGRYDATLSLAPVDFVADTVVAAVTDFTEHRTFHAVGADPLSLRGMSEVLAEYPSFEVARFVPKSAFVLADLGDLEREYYLRIGAQYTGYFDARRSFDTANTAALLGTPPPDTGPAYLRTLLDFCTESGYLGAPLASVDEVVRCSS, via the coding sequence GTGACCGCCGTGCTGCTCACCGGCGCGGGCGGGCTGGTCGGCGCCGAGGTGGCCACCCGGCTGCACCGGCGCGGACGGCACGTCGTCGCGCTCACCCACCGCACCCCCGGCATCGTGGACTGCGCCGGGAACCGGCTGCCCGCGACCGCGTTCGCCGACGATCCGGAGGCACCGGTCACCGCCGTGCGCGGTGACGTGCGCGCGCCTGGTTTCGGCCTGGACGCGAGCGCCATGGCCGGCCGGGTCGGGGCGATCGTGCACTGCGCCGCCACCACCGATTTCGCCGCGCCGCAGCGCGACTACGACGAACTGAATGTGGCGGGCACCGCCAACGCCTGCGCGCTGGCCCTCGAGCTGGACGTCCCGCTGGTGTACGTGAGCACCGCCTACGTCTGCGGCCGCCGCGAGGGCGGCATCGCCGAGGACGACCTCAGCGATGCGCACGGCTTCGGAAACGGCTACGAGCGCAGCAAGTTCGACGCCGAGACCCACGTCCGCAACACCGAGGGGCTGCGCTGGTCGATCGTGCGCCCCGGCATCGTCACCGGCTACACCGGCACCGGCGCCATCCGCGACTACAAGAACCTCTACACCGTGGTGAAGCTGATCGTGGAGGGCAAACTGCGCACCCTGCCCGGCCGCTACGACGCCACCCTCTCGCTGGCCCCGGTCGACTTCGTCGCCGACACCGTGGTCGCCGCCGTCACCGACTTCACCGAGCACCGCACCTTCCACGCGGTCGGCGCCGACCCGCTGTCGCTGCGCGGCATGTCGGAGGTGCTGGCCGAGTACCCCTCGTTCGAGGTGGCCCGCTTCGTCCCCAAGTCGGCCTTCGTGCTCGCCGACCTGGGCGACCTCGAGCGCGAGTACTACCTCCGCATCGGCGCCCAGTACACCGGCTACTTCGACGCCCGCCGCAGCTTCGACACCGCGAACACCGCCGCGCTGCTCGGCACCCCGCCACCGGACACCGGCCCCGCCTACCTGCGCACCCTGCTCGACTTCTGCACCGAGAGCGGCTATCTCGGCGCGCCGCTGGCCTCCGTCGACGAGGTGGTGCGGTGCTCGAGCTGA
- a CDS encoding ABC transporter ATP-binding protein, with amino-acid sequence MLELSEVSKSYTVGGKEVRALDRVSLRFDAGTFTAVVGPSGSGKSTLLHLLGTLDSPDSGRVVFRGEPVDGLGEQRQAAFRRHTIGFVFQFFNLLPTLSAWENVALPMLLDGGTLRGARARAHDLLDTVGLTDRAEHRPAQLSGGQMQRVAVARALMLDPPIVLADEPSGNLDTHAGDELMALLARLARDGDRQRAVVMVTHDQQAAAGTDRVVTLRDGRVADDTGREAP; translated from the coding sequence GTGCTCGAGCTGAGCGAGGTGAGCAAGTCCTACACCGTCGGCGGCAAGGAGGTGCGCGCGCTCGACCGGGTCAGCCTGCGCTTCGACGCAGGTACCTTCACCGCGGTCGTCGGGCCGTCCGGCTCCGGCAAGAGCACCCTGCTGCACCTGCTCGGCACGCTGGACTCCCCGGACAGCGGCCGGGTCGTCTTCCGGGGCGAACCGGTGGACGGCCTCGGCGAACAGCGGCAGGCCGCCTTCCGGCGGCACACCATCGGCTTCGTCTTCCAGTTCTTCAACCTGCTCCCCACGCTCAGCGCCTGGGAGAACGTGGCCCTGCCGATGCTGCTCGACGGCGGCACCCTGCGCGGCGCCCGCGCCCGCGCGCACGACCTGCTCGACACCGTCGGGCTGACCGACCGCGCCGAGCACCGCCCCGCCCAGCTCTCCGGCGGCCAGATGCAGCGGGTCGCGGTGGCCCGCGCGCTCATGCTCGACCCGCCGATCGTGCTGGCCGACGAGCCGAGCGGCAACCTCGACACGCACGCGGGCGACGAGCTCATGGCGCTGCTGGCCCGGCTCGCGCGCGACGGCGACCGGCAGCGCGCGGTCGTCATGGTCACCCACGACCAGCAGGCCGCCGCGGGCACCGACCGCGTGGTGACGCTGCGGGACGGCCGGGTCGCCGACGACACCGGCCGCGAGGCGCCGTGA